The genomic segment TGTTTCGCAGCTTTCGAGGGAAGAACCTCCTTTTTGAAgtgctcgacgtcgagtATGTCGGTCGTCCAGGCAATAGTGTCAAAACGAACTCCAGAAAGCGCCACCTTGCCGTCAGCGGTAGGCTCGAAAGCTACCAGGCTAGGCAAGCCATGCTTGTCTCCGTTTTCCCACGCGGTCAATGACAGGCTGGAGAGTAGATTGGACGCGTTTTCGCTGATATCCCAACGTGGCACCCAGGAAGGGAATCCATTGCGTGAGTATTCACGCCCGTGTTTCGCATAGCACAGAGATGCCAAATTCCCGCTCGTTTCTACGGACGTTCTGACAACATCGGCGTAGACATCGACAACGCTTTTGCTGTAGTCTACCCTTCGGAACCCTTTGAGATTTTCTTCGCTCACAAGACCCAGCAAGCCGTAAACTTTGTCTCGAGGGTCTGTGGCGTTGAAATCGCGGAATGTAACGAGAATCTCCAGCAGGCTGGACTCGGACAGCCCGTTAGTGTCGAACATGCTGTACGCGGTGTCCCAGTTCAGTCCCTCAAGTTCGTCCGGCACGTCGTAGTCGGTGGCAAGACTCTGTTCGCTGAGCCAGGCAGCGGTGACGCCGAGCTTGATCCAGTGCAAGGAATGGGATCCGATGTAGACCTTGGATGACCGAGCCAGGACGATTTCCTGAACGCACCATACCCGTGTGAACCATTGTCGTGACAGGACCCACCCCAGCGCCGTCCAGCCTGCGAGTTCAGGCTTGGATCGGTTCGTGTTTTCTGCGACAGTAGTGATGTCCGAGATTGAAACCCCTGCAAGACCTTCGAACTTTTGCGTGGCCAGGGTAAAGTGAGCCATGTCGAGTAGCTCGACGCCTTTGGCCATGGCATGGTTTTCGCAAGCCTTATGAATCGACTCAATCAAGTGGATGGCACATGCAGCTTGGCCATCAGTGTCGAGGCCCAGCCAGACCATGACGCTTGTGGAACGAGAGTATATCTCGCGCATCAGCTGCACCTGCTCTGCGCGTTCCTCCAGATCATCCTGGTTTATGCACAAGGCGTCTGCCCAGATCAGTAATTCTTTGTCGGGAAGCCGAAAGTGCCGAAGAGCGTCGAATAGGCTCTTTGTGACGGAGATCTCCTGGCCCGAGATGTAAATGCACTCTCGTTGTGATGGGTCGCCCCAGACGTAGGAAAGCGCTGCAAATGTTGGCCATTTGTCAATGTCCACCTCTTGAAGACGAACATGGATGTGATCGGTCCCGGAGCCGCCTTGCAGGGCGAGGATCCTTATCCATCGGCTCGGTAAGCGTCTTGAATAGATGGAATGCATCAGGAGTTGACAAACACTGCACCATCTGCATTTCGAGAGGGAGGCGAAAGAGGGGCGCGTTGGGACCCGAGACTACTTGTAGACAGATGTGTGGGGGATGACGTGGCATCAAAGATGGAACTAGCTGACATCGCGCCGGGGGTCATGAAGGTCCGAAGACTAGACTAGTTGTGGAACAAGTTTTCAATGATAAATCTCAAATCTTTTCATAACAGAAACTCTCTGCCCCTCATAAAAGAGTATTAGAGCGAAGGTGTAGGAGGATTCACTGGGTAAACGCATAACAACTAGACCGGGGAGGATGAAATGGGTTGATGCCGGCTCCCTCAGTTATCAACCCGACTCTATGAATGCGTGGACCACCTGGAATAGTCCTCCCAGCAGCTGTTCCAGTCTGATAGGATGGATGGGCTGCGCAGCTGCTGGAATGAAGGCCACAGAAGCACAGGGTAGCTTCACATAATGCTGGACTGATGGGCTAGCAAGGAGCTGCTGACTTGATTATCAGATGCGTGTAAGAAAGCAGGAAGTAAGTGGAAcaaaaggcaaaggcaaaggaAAATGCAAGGGCAAAGACAAAGACAAGgacaaaggcaaaggcaaaagTGAAAGCATAAGGCAAGTTTTGTTAAGTATATCTTTTCATAGTTAAACCTAATCTAGGAAGGTTTTCTTTGTGGGACTCAATGAACTTATACCAGCTGACAGTTAATGACTGCTGCTCGCACTCACAGCTTGCAACCACCTCCTTATTGCACCTTGAACTTACTATTAGTATCACAAGTAGGATAATGCCATCATAGTGCAGCCTCTTGGCAGGTTGAGGCAGTAGTGACTCTATTAGGTACGAATACCTACTGAAAGAAAGGTACGTAGGAATGCAAAAGCATTTGTGGAGCAGTAGCCTATCTAGTTAGAGTGGGGGCATTGAAAACCATCCTGTTAAAGCAAAAGTCGCTGGCCCTGTTGGTTCCAGAGCCCTAATCTAGCATCATGCCAGGGACCATAAAGGTTCCAGAGACTAGACTAATTTTGTTGAAAGGATAGAGTGGTTCCTTTTTAATCTGTGAACAAAAGGATCTTGTTACCTATTATTTCCAAGAGAGTTCGCGCAATAGTCTAGGAATaaaaagagggaaaacaTATAATAACTAGCCAGTGGAGGGAAAACAGGCTTGTCATAGGCGCCTGTCGCAAGCGGTAGCTCAACTTCAGATTAAATCAGCAGTTTGCAGGAACTGAAGACACGCAGACGATGAAGACAACAGTCTACATACAGTCCAACTCTAGCTTCACCCACCCTAGCCTCCTTTCTCTATCCACTTTTTGGCATGTTAGAGAGATTGTGAACTGCAACATCTgggaaagaggaagaacgCTACCTGATAAAAGTTGCTATGAGAGCAACGCATTTGCTTTTTCTGAAGAAACTTCCAAATAGCCGCCCTCACTTAGACAATGCGGAAGTGCTGCTTCTCCCCCTCGTTTTGAACGTGAGCGTTGATCCTGTCAAAGTCCTCCTGCGGAATCTTCTCccacggcggccacggctGGTTCTTGTACCCTAGCCGCTCGTATGCGCCGGGCTGACGCTCCGACCGTCCCAAGACGATGCTCGTCAACCACCGCTGGCCGTTGGGGTACTTGTTCGTATACTCCCACCAGTACCCCACGATCATCACCCACACCGTCACGGGCGGGCTCAGCTCGACGCTGTCGACGTCTCTCACGCGGTACGCCGTGTTTCCCAGCCCGTGGGCAGATTCCCTCGGCGTGGGGCGGATCGGTCCCGGCGCCAGGTGCGTGTCGCCCCGGAAGGGGATCTGCCACccgccgaccttggcgaggaagagcgTCTCTGGGTGGCCGTGGGGAAACATGGCGCCGGGGTTGTTGTAGTCGAACAGGTCGCTGCCGTCGTAGGGCGGGTGCGTCTCGAGGGTGGCCTCGATCAGCGGCGCCTCCATGTCGACCcaggcgtcgacgacctggccgaaGACGGGGTTGCTCTGGCGCGTGgccccggcgtcgacgacctgggAGAGGTAGAagcccttggcggcgatggagttGTCGTTGTAGAAGACGTTGCCCGCCACGCTGGCCCAGGAGAAGGACGGGGCGCGCCACTGGCGCGTCGCCTCCCACTTGAGGCTCTCGAACATGTGGCGCTCCCAGCACATGTCGCGGATGAGATTGTCGCGCCACAGGCCGGCGATGTACCGCGAGCCGGTGACGTCGGCAACGTGGCCGgccacggccgagatggcgggCAGCTTGTCCGTCTCAAAGGTGAGGCGGCGCTTGGAGAACTCCATGACCTGGCTGTGCCAGAGCGAAAacgccttctcggccgtgtcgatggtgatgagcGGCGTGAAGGGGTGGTTGGGGGAGCTCGTGTGGCCGCCCTCGCAGGCCTGCAGGGTCTGGCACGACCACTGCAGCTCCGTCCGCGAGTAGACGAGGATGCGCGTGGCCAGGAGGCGTTCCTGGAGCGGCCAGCCGCGGCAGTCGAGGGGGTCGCGCGCGCTGTAGAAGGACTGGAGGTCCTCGTGGAGGCCGATGGTCGggacggcgcgggcgcgcacggcggctggctgggaggggtgggcgtCGCGGATGACGAAGGATTCCGGGCGGCGCATcctctcgtcgtcctcgtcgtcgccgaggaaggaCTCCTGGCAgttgccgatggcggcggcggcgatgacgacgctCGCGTTCTTGTAGACCCAGGACATGCGCGGGAACTGGTCCTCCCAGTCGGCGTGGTCGTCCTGGATGATGCATAGGCTGTCGACCCAGAGGTGGTTGATGCCGAGGCGCggggcgatgacggcgacgtccCGGAAGCAGCGCGGCAGGTGGCCCAGGTTGATCGAGTCCATGTGCGCCGTGATGTTGGCGCGGAGGGTGCGGATGTTCTTGTCGCCGCCCCAGCAGTAGCTCAGCGCGATGTAGGGCACCGGCTCGTCGGGGTGGATGATGTGGCCGCCCTTGTCGGTGAGCCTGATGAGCCTCTTTGGCATGAACTCATGGTTGATCTTGCACTTGTCGTGGTTGTCGTGGCAGTCCTTCACCTGGCGGGCCATGAAGTCCATGGTGGCTTCGGAGCGGGGAGAGGCCGGGACCTCGAGGAGCGGATGGAGGTGCTTGACCGCGCTGTCGGCCTCGGTGGTGTACAGCTCGAAGGAGCAGGCGTCCTTGCCGGTGAGCGAGATCTTTGGGTTCTGATGGTCCTCGAGCCAGATGGTCATCTTGTCCCAGTCGGACGCCAGCTtgtaggcggcggcgagcagcacGGCGCAGCGGTAGCAGTCATCGCGGCGGCTCCGCAGCTCGGCCGGCGTCCGGTTCTCGAGCGCCACACGGTGGATGCCGAAAGTGTCGCGGAGGACGGCATCGCGCTCGTGGAGCGGGCCCTGGGGGTCAAAGTCGTGGCATGCGGAGCAGTAGTCGTCGGGGCTCGCCGTGACCATGGCCACACTGTATCAAGCGAAATCAGAGGAAAGGGTAGGAGTATCAAACCAACAGCCTCTTACAGCAGACTCTCAGAGCGTCTCATCGGACATGATTATGTCTCAGGTTGCAATGCTCTAGGAGACCGGAGGCAGGCAGACTTGACGAGCGAAAGACCATATCGTGCTAGGCAGAAGCGGGGTAATCCAATCCTCTCGGATGCATGGAAGGATGGATGCCAGTCTTACGGGAGATAAAGGATTCCGCGGGCCCATTATGTCGAGCCCCTGGTTGACGTTGCCCAGCTTTGGACAGGCACATGATATATATGTGCTGCAAATTAGACCACGAAAATGGGGGCAAAAAGCCGCTTTCTGCTAAACTCTGGGGCCGAAGGAAAGGCCTTTTTTAATATTGGATGGCCAAAGACAAAGGCTCCTAATGAGACtgttggctctggaggttGTTGACGGACGGACGAACGTCTAAAGCTGCTGTCACCTACTCCATCCCTGTCCCCTGCTAGATTACCTGAATTATCCCTTGGAGGAAACAAGCATATTCTCAACATAACTCTCCCGCTTTGCTGCCAAATATCCAAATATCATCATCTTCGATAGTGGAAAACGTTGGAAACACTTTCCAGTTACTGCTTCGTGATTCATTGAAACCACGATGTCCTGCACGCCGTCTTACGGAGGGcacacacccaccacccaccgAACTGCCCCAGACACTGCACAGCCTGCAGCTGAACTAGATCGACTGCAGGATGCATCATGCAGTAAACACAGTAGATACAAGGCAACGGCTAAGGCATAGCAGTCGGGCCGCGTCTGCAAGTCAGCGTAGCCTGATGGTGGCCGTACGACATCCTCTAATTATTGCAGCGAAGCATACATCCCGCACTCCAACTCCTCTTCAACCCTGAAATTGGACAGCAAAAGACGGAACACACAGCCAGCGAAGACGTCGTCGATTTAAGTCTCATAACCAACTGCAATGGACAAATGCTGGTTCGTTCTGCGTCAAACGCATTATCTGGCGCCAGAATACTCAAACATGGCGCGAGGGGAGGCTACTGGcaaccttctcctcggccatgtcaTTCCGAGTCTCAAAGCGCTCGACCAGGTCATCAACTCCGACGGCCCGCTTCCGTTTCCCAAGGACATGAGGATCGAGCAGTCGACGATGTATGATATCCAGTGGTCCACGTCCAAGGAATCCGGCATCGAGGCCAGTGCGAAGGCAGACGTCCCCGTCGCGGCAGCAGCTGGTCTCTCGGTCCGAGGAGACGTGGCGCTTGAGTTCCAGAGAGGCGCTGGCGATTCATGGCAGTTCGACCAAGTGGACACGCAGACCATCAGGCCGACCAAGAACTACATCCGACAGTGCCTCAAGACGCCACTGGTCGCGGCGCACATCGAGAGAGTCAAGTTTCTGGACAAGTGGAAGCTGTTGATGGTCTCCGGCATCATGATTGCCAAGGGCGCCAGGACCGAACGAAGCGAGTCGAAGGGAAGAGTGGCTCACTTCAAGCCTGGGATGTGGGTGTC from the Colletotrichum destructivum chromosome 10, complete sequence genome contains:
- a CDS encoding Putative heterokaryon incompatibility, producing MVTASPDDYCSACHDFDPQGPLHERDAVLRDTFGIHRVALENRTPAELRSRRDDCYRCAVLLAAAYKLASDWDKMTIWLEDHQNPKISLTGKDACSFELYTTEADSAVKHLHPLLEVPASPRSEATMDFMARQVKDCHDNHDKCKINHEFMPKRLIRLTDKGGHIIHPDEPVPYIALSYCWGGDKNIRTLRANITAHMDSINLGHLPRCFRDVAVIAPRLGINHLWVDSLCIIQDDHADWEDQFPRMSWVYKNASVVIAAAAIGNCQESFLGDDEDDERMRRPESFVIRDAHPSQPAAVRARAVPTIGLHEDLQSFYSARDPLDCRGWPLQERLLATRILVYSRTELQWSCQTLQACEGGHTSSPNHPFTPLITIDTAEKAFSLWHSQVMEFSKRRLTFETDKLPAISAVAGHVADVTGSRYIAGLWRDNLIRDMCWERHMFESLKWEATRQWRAPSFSWASVAGNVFYNDNSIAAKGFYLSQVVDAGATRQSNPVFGQVVDAWVDMEAPLIEATLETHPPYDGSDLFDYNNPGAMFPHGHPETLFLAKVGGWQIPFRGDTHLAPGPIRPTPRESAHGLGNTAYRVRDVDSVELSPPVTVWVMIVGYWWEYTNKYPNGQRWLTSIVLGRSERQPGAYERLGYKNQPWPPWEKIPQEDFDRINAHVQNEGEKQHFRIV
- a CDS encoding Putative heterokaryon incompatibility, whose amino-acid sequence is MHSIYSRRLPSRWIRILALQGGSGTDHIHVRLQEVDIDKWPTFAALSYVWGDPSQRECIYISGQEISVTKSLFDALRHFRLPDKELLIWADALCINQDDLEERAEQVQLMREIYSRSTSVMVWLGLDTDGQAACAIHLIESIHKACENHAMAKGVELLDMAHFTLATQKFEGLAGVSISDITTVAENTNRSKPELAGWTALGWVLSRQWFTRVWCVQEIVLARSSKVYIGSHSLHWIKLGVTAAWLSEQSLATDYDVPDELEGLNWDTAYSMFDTNGLSESSLLEILVTFRDFNATDPRDKVYGLLGLVSEENLKGFRRVDYSKSVVDVYADVVRTSVETSGNLASLCYAKHGREYSRNGFPSWVPRWDISENASNLLSSLSLTAWENGDKHGLPSLVAFEPTADGKVALSGVRFDTIAWTTDILDVEHFKKEVLPSKAAKHPFLEIWHRSSSSKGYAMSVSADRPFAGIMEMALTLTTGFTDGYELVMDLETEGLSQFYADFLTYIGQLFDRAGSRSDTFDPLEIALCDGDATRFRVAASRACDQRRVFETAAGFYGLAPACAEEGDVVVLLYGGPIPFVLRQVDDGWVLLGDCFIGPLMPETADESTRKMFGDGEVFVLV